A region from the Clostridia bacterium genome encodes:
- a CDS encoding nitrilase, which produces MRRALLEAAARAAASRAREAVVQREVARAVAALPADVQRDARDRRNRYLDWTVRADDAREPAVARLRVAAVQMELRPEPTPGHFVRHVFELGVLAARTGAELIVFPEDVATGLTALLPGFGLLQRAGAPERAAQAGGGVSVAEVFAELGPAVGTVYRVAFSALAEALGAYVVAGTANLPVADGRVLNLAHVFAPDGRLLLRQPKLHLFPYEAEWGIQAGAELRVFPTPWGTVAAPVCMDATYFETARIARGLGADLLCLPIANPEAYHLWKARRGVWGRAQDAGVYAVQSALVGDFMGLRLEGRSAVYAPLDLSPAGDGVIAEAEDARAETVVSAVLDVERLRAWRAQQPVVDAPGWWRAFPDAYDRPSPRRERNPR; this is translated from the coding sequence GTGAGGCGCGCGCTGCTGGAAGCGGCCGCGAGGGCCGCGGCCTCGCGGGCGCGGGAGGCCGTCGTGCAGCGCGAGGTGGCGCGCGCCGTCGCCGCGCTCCCGGCCGATGTCCAGCGCGACGCGCGCGACCGCCGGAACCGCTACCTGGACTGGACCGTGCGCGCGGACGATGCGAGGGAACCGGCCGTCGCCCGGCTGCGCGTGGCGGCGGTGCAGATGGAGCTGCGCCCGGAGCCCACCCCGGGCCACTTCGTGCGCCACGTGTTCGAGCTCGGCGTGCTCGCCGCGCGGACGGGCGCCGAGCTGATCGTGTTCCCGGAAGACGTCGCCACGGGCCTCACGGCGCTGCTGCCGGGGTTCGGGCTCCTGCAGCGCGCGGGCGCCCCGGAACGGGCGGCGCAGGCGGGCGGCGGCGTGTCGGTGGCGGAGGTGTTCGCCGAGCTGGGTCCCGCCGTCGGCACCGTGTACCGCGTCGCCTTCTCCGCCCTCGCCGAGGCCCTCGGCGCCTACGTGGTCGCCGGGACGGCCAACCTGCCCGTGGCGGACGGCCGCGTGCTCAACCTCGCGCACGTCTTCGCCCCGGACGGCCGCCTGCTTCTGCGCCAGCCGAAGCTGCACCTCTTCCCGTACGAGGCCGAGTGGGGCATCCAGGCGGGCGCCGAGCTGCGCGTCTTCCCCACGCCGTGGGGCACGGTCGCGGCGCCCGTGTGCATGGACGCGACGTACTTCGAGACGGCGCGCATCGCCAGGGGGCTGGGCGCGGATCTCCTGTGCTTGCCGATCGCGAATCCGGAGGCGTACCATCTGTGGAAGGCCCGCCGCGGCGTATGGGGCCGCGCTCAGGACGCCGGGGTGTACGCCGTCCAGAGCGCGCTCGTCGGCGACTTCATGGGACTCCGCCTGGAAGGGCGCAGCGCCGTCTACGCGCCGCTGGACCTTTCGCCGGCCGGCGACGGCGTGATCGCGGAGGCCGAGGACGCGCGAGCGGAGACGGTCGTCAGCGCGGTGCTCGACGTCGAACGGCTGCGCGCCTGGCGCGCGCAGCAGCCGGTCGTGGACGCGCCCGGGTGGTGGCGCGCCTTCCCGGACGCGTACGACCGACCCTCGCCGCGCCGCGAAAGAAATCCGAGGTGA